The genomic region GTTTTTCCTGTCCGAGGTGGACGAGCCCACGTTCGACGAGGTGGACGAAGCGGAATCCGTGCTGTGATCAGGAAAGCGCGGCTGCCGCATCCTGCACTCGGCGACGGATTTCTGCCGGTGTGGAAATAAACCCGTCCGCGTAGTACTCGGTGCCTTCCAGCCCGGATCCCTTCCTCACCTGCACGAACGCGGGTTTCGCGGGCTGGGCGGTGGGGAAGGTGACGATGTAGTTGGTCGCGTCCGGCAGGTCCACATCCCCCAGCGCCCAAACTGTTTGTGCACCGGTCATTTCCACGGCCCGGGCTGCGTCGTTCACGTCGTCCACATCCAGGATGGTGGTGCCTGACAGCTCGGCGGCGGCTGCTACGTCGGGGCGCCAGAACATTTCCTTGGCGTGGGCGGGGCCGTCCCAAAGCGATACTGCCCAGGTGCCGTTCGGCTGGCTCGGGCGGAACACCGTGCCTAGCTCGTGGGCCTCCACGCCGACCCCCTGCGCCCACTTGGTGGCGGGCAGCGCATGATCCACGGCGCTGCCCAGCATGAGCATGGCGGCGTGGGTGATGCGGTCCGGCAGTAGCGCCAGGTAGTTCGGCGAATCCTCGTAGGTGGCGTGGATGTAGGACGCCAGCTGCTCCAGCTGCAGCTCAGGCGGCATGTCCCGCTTGATCCCGCCGACGTTGAAGTCTGGGTCGCCCTGCTCGTTGATGTGCTCTACCAAATTGTCACCCTGTCTTCCGGGTCGATCCACATCGGGGAGCCTTCCTCCACATCGAACGCCTCGTAGAACTCGGCGACGTTGGAGGCGATGACGTTGCAGCGGAACTCGTTGGGGGAGTGCGGGTCGATGGCCAGCAGCTGGGCAGCCATTTCCGGGCGCGCCTTGGAGCGCCACACGCGCGCCCACGCCAAGAACAGGCGCTGGAAGCCGGTGAACTCGCCGTCCAAGTCGCCGAAGCTCTGCGCCGCCGCGTCCTCCATGCCGTGATCCGCCAAATACCTCTTGTACGCCACCACGGCGATGCCGAGCCCGCCCAGGTCGCCGATGTTCTCGCCGAGGGTGAACTCGCCGTTGACACCCTTCGAGTTCGTGCCCTCGAGCACGGACGGCACCAGGCCGTTGAACTGCCCGACCAGCTTGGCGGTCAAAGCCTCGAAGTTCTTGCGGTCCTCATCGGTCCACCAAGAATTGAGGTTGCCCAGCCCGTCGTAGCGCGAGCCCTGGTCGTCGAAGCCGTGGCCGATCTCGTGGCCGATCACCGCGCCGATCGCGCCGAAGTTCTCGGCGGCGTCTGCTTCTGGGTCGAAAAACGGCGGCTGCAAGATCGCGGCGGGGAAGGTGATGTCGTTGACCACCGGGTTGTAAAACGCGTTGACGGTCTGCGGGGAAGACACCCACTCCTCGCGGTCCGATGTTTTGCCCAGCTTGGACAGCTGGTAGTCGTGTTCGAAGGCGGCGCCGCGGCGCACGTTGTCCACCAGGTCCTCGCCGAAGGTGAGCCCCGTGTAGCTGCGCCACCTCTCCGGGTAGCCGATCTTCGCGTTGAAATTGGCGAGCTTCTCCAGCGCACGCTCCTTGGTCGGCTCGCTCATCCACTCCAGCTGCTGGATGCGGGAGCGGTAGGCGGAGGTGAGGTAATCCACCAGCTCCAGCATCTTCTCCTTGGATGACGCGGGGAAGTGCCTCTCGACGTAGCTTCGCCCAATATCCTCACCGACCAGCGACTCCGCCAGCCCCACGCCGCGCTTCCAACGGTCGCGCTGCTCCGTCGCGCCGCTGAGCTTGTGGCCGTAAAACTCGAAGTTGGCCTTGCCGATCTCCTCG from Corynebacterium fournieri harbors:
- a CDS encoding M13 family metallopeptidase, whose product is MNDLFELVNGKWVAAHEIPADRGIDGAFYVLRDKSEADVRAILEDGEGLGGDLFKSFMDVERVNAAGIGAIDEDLAKIEVADPEEFARNLGELERVGIGGPVTFWVEKDSDGENAVAYVVQSGLGLPDEAYYREEDHAQTLADYREHVATMLGFLEPKYLLGLTPQLAAERIVNLETQLAASHWNVVKARDAVATYNPTTLEEMPPLVRTLLDASGLSGKVIDMMPSYTADLDAMLRRETLADWQLWAAWNILRSRAGVLSEEIGKANFEFYGHKLSGATEQRDRWKRGVGLAESLVGEDIGRSYVERHFPASSKEKMLELVDYLTSAYRSRIQQLEWMSEPTKERALEKLANFNAKIGYPERWRSYTGLTFGEDLVDNVRRGAAFEHDYQLSKLGKTSDREEWVSSPQTVNAFYNPVVNDITFPAAILQPPFFDPEADAAENFGAIGAVIGHEIGHGFDDQGSRYDGLGNLNSWWTDEDRKNFEALTAKLVGQFNGLVPSVLEGTNSKGVNGEFTLGENIGDLGGLGIAVVAYKRYLADHGMEDAAAQSFGDLDGEFTGFQRLFLAWARVWRSKARPEMAAQLLAIDPHSPNEFRCNVIASNVAEFYEAFDVEEGSPMWIDPEDRVTIW